The proteins below are encoded in one region of Telopea speciosissima isolate NSW1024214 ecotype Mountain lineage chromosome 10, Tspe_v1, whole genome shotgun sequence:
- the LOC122641661 gene encoding vacuolar protein sorting-associated protein 2 homolog 3-like, which yields MNIFAKKPTARDALRESKKDMAHATRGIEKEIGTLQLEEKKLLVEIKKTATTGNEAATKILAHQLVRLRQQIAKLQSSRAQMRGIAIHSQTMYANTSVAAGMKGASKAMAAMNKQLTPAKQIKVMQEFQRQSAQMDMTTEMISDTIDDALDTDEAEDETEELTNQVLDEIGVDVASQLSAAPKGRVAGKKVEDVESSGLDELEKRLAALRNP from the exons ATGAACATATTCGCGAAAAAACCTACAGCGAGAG ATGCGCTTCGTGAGAGTAAGAAAGATATGGCCCATGCCACAAGAG GTATTGAGAAGGAGATTGGCACGTTGCAGTTAGAA GAAAAGAAACTTCTTGTTGAGATAAAGAAGACTGCCACAACGGGAAATGAG GCAGCAACTAAAATTCTTGCCCATCAGCTTGTCAGGCTGAGGCAGCAAATTGCCAAGTTACAAAGTAGTCGAGCTCAAATGCGTGGTATAGCAATTCACTCGCAG ACAATGTATGCCAACACTTCAGTTGCCGCTGGAATGAAGGGTGCAAGTAAGGCTATGGCAGCTATGAATAAG CAACTCACACCTGCAAAACAGATAAAGGTGATGCAAGAATTCCAGAGGCAATCCGCACAAATGGATATGACG ACTGAAATGATATCAGATACCATAGATGATGCCTTGGACACTGATGAGGCTGAAGATGAAACTGAGGAGCTAACAAATCAG GTGCTAGATGAAATTGGTGTTGATGTTGCATCACAG TTGTCAGCAGCTCCTAAAGGGAGAGTTGCAGGAAAGAAGGTTGAGGATGTTGAGAG TTCGGGTCTGGATGAGCTTGAAAAGAGGTTGGCAGCCCTTCGAAATCCATGA